The Kribbella sp. NBC_00662 nucleotide sequence GCAAGCCGGCTGCTGCCGTCGCCCGCGGCCTTGGCCGTCACCCGGAGCCGGTCCGGAGCCGGCGATGCGGACAACGAGTACGGATTGCCCCGCGACCACCCCGGACCGTCGAGGAAGCGGAACACGAAGTACTGCCCCGCACGCACCGGCATCCGGTGCAGTCCACGCCCGCCCAGCAGCACGGTGACCACACCTGGTCCCTCCCGGACCACCTCGCGCACCGTGAGCCCGTGCCGCAATGTCCGCCACAGCGGCAGCGCCAGCCGGTACAGCACGATCGCCGCGAGCGCCACGCCGTACGCCGACCACCAGTACGCCCGCGCGACCGCGGAGGTCGTGAAGCCCGCACCGGTCCAGATCTCGTGCGGTATGGACAGCCCGACGCCGATGTAGGCGTAGAGATGGAGCAGGTGCCACGACTCGTACCGCAGCGCCTTCCGCGCGGCCCTGACCGACGTCACCACGACCAACGTCAGCGCCGCACTGGCGGCGACCGCGAGCAGCATCCCGCCGTACGTCGTCACGACCGTCCAAGTTTCACGGAGCAGGTTGTTGTGGTCGCGCAGGGTGTAGCCGACGAGGATCAGGGCGATGTGCACGAGCAGGAGGTTGAACGACCAGAAACCGACCAGCCGGTGGCGGCGCGCCAGCTCGTCCTGGCCGTAGCTCCGCTCGATCATGGGGACGCGGGCCATCAAGAACACCTGCACCAGCAGCAGATCCGCCGCGACCAGCCCCGACAACCGTCCGAGCGACGTGAACAGGTCGGCCGGTCCACTCGCAAGCGACTGCAGGCCGCGTCCCGACACCCACAGCGCGATCACGACCAGCACGCTCACCCAGCACAGGACGCCGGCCACGTCGCGCCACCACACCGGCGTACGGCGTGGCCGGCGCCGGGCGTGCCCGATCCGCGACCGGCCGGGGGCCCGCACGGCACCGTGGTTCGTCATACTCCGACGATGCCCGCCGTTTCTTAGCCCTTCCTTGGACCGGACTCCTCGAGCGCGGGCAGCACCAGCTCGAACGTCGCCCCGACCTCGCTCGGAGCCAGCCGGAGCTGACCACCGAGCCGGTTCGCGACGTCGTGCGCGAGTGACAGTCCGAGGCCGTAGTGAGCGCGTCCCGCCCGGTGACCACCCGAGTCGAACCGCCGCAGCACCCGTTGCGCCGCGTCCGGAGCGATACCCGGGCCGGTGTCGCTGACCGCCAGGATCACGTCCCCGCGCTGACGCCGTACGACGATCCGCACCTCGCCGCCTCGCGGGGTGTGGTCGATCGCGTTGTCGACCAGCGCGATCGTGGCACGCCGGATCGCGCTGGGCGAACCGAGTGCGACCGCATGGTCACCCTCCCAGCGCAGCCGTACGCCGGCCTGCTCGGCGTGCGCGCCGGCCGTGTCGGCCACATCCTGCGCGACCCGGGCCAGATCGACCGGTTCGTGGTTCTCGGCGCCCCGCGGGTCGGCCGCCGCGAGCAGGTCGTCGACGACCTCGCCCAGTCGGCGCGTGTCGTCAACGACGCCGTCCGCATCGGACAGCACCTCCGCACTCGCGCCGCTACGGCGCAACGCCCGCCCGAGCACCTGGGCGCGTGTGCTCAACAAGGTGAGCGGAGTCCGCAGCTCATGCCCGGCGTCGGCGACGAACGCGCGCTGCAGTGTCAAGGCCTGCGCGAGCGGCCGCACGGCGCGACGCCCTATCAGCAGACCCAGCAAGGCAGCCAGCAGCAGACCCAGCGCGGCTGCGAACCCCATCGCCTGCAGCAGACGAACCCGCTCGGTGTGCGCCGTCGCCAGGTTCAGCACGGCCTGTACCGGCCTGCCCTTGATCAGACCGCTTGCGATGCGGTACTCCCCCTCGTCGTTCTCCACCGTCACCAACTCGATCTGTTCGGTGGCGCGGGTCCGCAGCGCCGCCAGCTCGGGCAGCAGCTCATCCGGGAGACCCGCCGACGCAACAGGTCCCGTCGGCCCCGTCATCACCAGCCACGCGCCGGCCGGCGGATCACCCACGTCATCGGCAGTTCTGACCGCCGACCGCAGCAGGTCGTCGGCCGCACCCGTCTGCCCGCGAACGACCACCACAGTGACCAGAGCGATCAGCAGCAGCATCGCCACGGCGACCAGCGCGGCGGCCTGTACGGCGACCCCGCGCGCGGCCCGTCGTACCAGCACCTCGTCTCCGACGGCGCGAGCGCTCACAGCTTGCCCAGCCGGTATCCGAGGCCTCGCACCGTGCTGATCACACCCCGCCCGAGCTTCCGCCGGCAGTAATGCACGTACGTGTCGACGACCGTCTCCGATTCCGCGTCGCCGAACACCCGGTCGAGCAGCTCGGACCGGCTGAACACCGCACCGGGCCGCGCCGCCAGCAGGGCGAGCAGGTCGGCCTCCCGCTCCGAGAGCTCCACGGTCTCGCCGTCGGTCCGGCGCACCGTCCGGCCGGCCAGATCGAGCGAACCACCCGGTACGGCGAGCTCGACCGCGTGATCGAGATGCCGCCGGAGCAGGGCCCGCACCCGGGCCAGCAACTCGGTCAGGTCGAACGGCTTCGTCAGGTAGTCCTCCGCCCCCGCGTCCAGACCCTCGACCCGGTCCTCGGTGGTCTTGCGTGCGGACAGCACCAGGATCGGCGTGCGGACACCGCGGCTCCGCAGCCGGGCGATCAGGTCCAGGCCCTCGACCGCGGGTAGGCCGCGGTCGACGATCATCGCGTCCACCGGACGCGTCAGCGCCAGGTGCAGTCCGGTGTGTCCGTCGCCGGCCCGCGTCACGGCGTACCCCTCGTCGGTGAGCACACGGTCCAGCAGCTCGGCCAGATCGGCGTCGTCCTCGATCAGCAGGATCCGCCCACTCACAGAGATCCCCAGCCGTCCGTCGCAAACAGGTTGCCGTCGGCAAGCACACCGAGACCCTCGTACCCGGGCAGCAGTACCGCGGGCCAGTCGTCCGCGGCGACGAAGGCGGCCGTCGCGAGCACGTCGGCGTACTCCAGCGACGGACCGGTGACCGACACCGACAGCCAGCGGGTCACCACCGCGGCACCGGTCCGCGGGTCGTACAGGTGAGCGCCGCGCGCCGCGGTCCCACTCGTCGCCACCGCTCCCCCGGCGCACGACACGCGCGCGACGACCCGGCCGGGGTCGCGCGGATCCTGGATGCCCACCGTGAACGGCTCGTTGCTCGGACACACCACGAGCACGTCACCACCGGCATTCAGGCACCAGTCCACGTCCTCGACCTTCCGGAGCCGTTCGCCGGCCCGCTCGACAGCCCATCCCTTCACCAGCCCCGACGGATCCCACTTGCCACCGGGCACCTCCGCATCGAACAGGCCACCGGTCAGCTCCCGAGCGGCCACACACCGCTCGGCGACCTCCCGCACCACCGGATCCAGATGATCCCAACTGACCGCACCCCGCGCCAGCAGGCTCACCGCACTGTCCGGCTTGTACGGCGAGAACACCCGATCGACCTCGATCAGCTCCGCGAACACCTCCCGCACCACGGCATCAGCCGCCTCACCGCCGGCCGCCTTCCCCCGCGCGAGCACACTGATCGGCAGCCCCATGATCTGCTCGACCCAACTCCGCCTCGACATACCGCCACCGTACGACGGTCACCGAACCAGGCCGGCCGGATCCCGCTCCACGGCCGCGGCGGGTCCGTCGTCGTCAACCCGCGTACGCCGATGCCGACGCGCGAGCGCGATCCCCACCGCCAGGGCAAGGAGGGTGACGAGCGCCGCCGCGATACCGGTCCACGGCGCCAGCGGGGTGTCCGACACGATCACCGGACGTGGCGGGAGCCCGGACGGCACGACCCAGGTCGTGGTCAGCACGGCCGGGCCGGGATGGTTGCGAACGGCCACGATCCGCAGCGGCAACGGCCCGGTCGCGTCGACGTCGACCGCGGCCTGCCAGCGGTCACCACCCTGCGCTTGTCCGGAACCGCGCCGCAGGACGACGCCGGAACTCGACCCGACGTCGGCGGTCACGGCCGTGATCGGGCCCGGCGAGGGACGCCGGCTGCTGACCAGGTCGACCAGCAGCAGACTCCGCCCGGGCTGGTTGGGCCCGAGCGACACCGTGACGAGCAGATCGTCCACCTGGTAGTTCGCACGTGACGTTGCCGGGTCAGTCTTGTCGAACTGCGGCCCACGTGCCGGCGGTGTCCCTGCGAGAACGACCGCGACCAGCAGGATGCTCACTCCCAGCAGGGGCGAGAGCGCCTGTGCCCGGGCCGATGGCGCCGTAACCGGACCGAATCGTCCCCGCAGCCAAGGGTGCAGCCTCGTCGCATGCCTCAGGCCGAACGCCATCAGCGCGCCGACAAGCACCAGCTTGACCAGCAACGCCCGCCCGTACGAGGTGCCGAGAGCGGCGTCCAGCGTGGCTACCTGACGACCAGCAAGAAGGAGACCCGTCACGGAGATCAGAGCGACCGAGCATGCGGCCGCCGGACCGAACGCCTTCCAGAGCCCGACGGTCAGGTCCCTCTGCTCGCGCAGCCGAGCCGTCAGGATCCCCAGCACGACAAGCCCGCCGACCCAACTCAGGGCGGCCGCCTCATGGGTCGCCAGCACCGCCAGGGAGGCCGGACCGCCACGTGCGTGGCTGGTCGCCGCTCGCAGCGCCAGATCCACCAGAAGCAGGCAGGCGAGAGTTGTGGTCCCAGCCAGATTCGTCCTGCCGTGACGCGCCTGCCGGACCAGGAGCACGCAGATGGCGACCAGGACCGCCTCGCGCAACGACCACCGCAGGAGCTGACCGGAGTCCCTGACCACGGCAAGGCCCGAGTCTGTCCCGGCGGCCTCCGACCACTGGCGCGCCCCCCGGGCGAGTGATGCGAACACCGAGAGCATTCCGAAGGCAGTTGCCAGTGCGCGGACCGAGGCGACCGGCTCCGCGGGCAGAGGGAATCTGCCACGGCGGGCCGCGATGGCGGCCACGAGGACCCAGCCGCAGAGAACGGATGTCGCGGCCAGATCGAGCCACCCGAGGACAACGTCGGCCACGGTGCCCGCCGGTCCGGTGACGGACTCCGCGGGCCGGCCGCTCGCCGTCGCCGCCAGTCCGACACCGAAGACCAGCGTTCCCTGCAGCCGGTGCAGGTCGTACTTCGACACCACACTCCAGCGCAGCTCGTAGACCGAGCGTGGCAGGTCGGGAAAGCCGGTGACCACGACGTGGATGCCCTGGTCGGCGATCCGGGCGGTCACCGGAAAGGCTTTGCCGTCCCGGTCGGACAAGGCGAGGTCGAGACCAGCGGCCGTAGGCGGTTCGGAGAACCAGAGATCGATCTGCTCCGGCGCCGTCCGGACCGTCTGCCCGTCCGTGGGCGTCGAGCGGAGCAGCACGGGATGAGCCGCCGCGACCCCGGCCTGGCCCAGCCACAGGATCGCGGCGACGACCAGCAGGAGCAGCAGCTTCGCCGCCCTGCCCCGGCGATGTCCCGCCCGGCTCATGCCCACGGTCCCCCCTCGGACACAACAGTGCTGCAGGCGACGATCCCGCACGTCGGCGTGCCCGCGGCGGCAGATGACGGAACTCTCATCTGGTTGTCACCCGCTGCCGATCCGGCGATTCGGGCTTCCCTCCGGCGTCCGTCGCGGTCAGTATGTGCTTGGGGCCTCGGGGGAGAATCCGGACAGCGCGCCGCGAGATGGCGGGCCTGGGGGGAACATGACAACTGTGTTGGTGATCGACGACGAACCCGAGGTGGTCCGCTTCGTACGCCGCGGCCTCGAGGCCGAGGGCTACCAAGTGCTGACCGCGACGGACGGCGGTGACGGCCTGCGAATGGCACTCACCCGACGGCCGGACCTGATGGTGGTCGACCTGCGGATGCCCGAGGTCGACGGCGAGGCGGTGATCGCCGCGGTCCTGGTCAGCAGCCCGGCGACCCGGGTCCTGGTGCTGTCGGCGGTGGCCGACGCGGACGCGCGGGTCCGTTGCCTGGAGCAAGGTGTCGACATCCTGCCGAAGCCGTTCACGATCCGGGAGTTGCTGGCCCGGGTCCGGTTCGGTCTGCGCGGTGCGGCCGGCAAGACGACCGAGGAGCTCGTTCTGCGGGTCGGCCGGATCGTGCTCGACATCCGGACCCGCCGGCTTCGGGTGGACGGCAGCGAAGCGGCGCTGTCGGAGCGCGAGTTCCTGCTCATGCAGCACCTGATGCGCAAACCCGACACGGTCTGCTCGCGCAGCGAGTTGCTGTCCGCGGTCTGGGGCTACGACTTCGATCCCGCGACGAACGTCGTCGACGTCTACGTCCGGCGGCTGCGCGGCAAGATGACCCGCGACGTGATCCAGACAGTGCGCAATGTCGGCTATCAGCTTCAGAGCGCGTGACACCGCCGCGGCCCGCACGGTCCGCAGCGCCGACGCCCAGCTGAGTCCGCGGTGGCATCGGGTCGCCGACGGTCTGCTCGCCGTGTTCGTACTGGCCATGCTGGCGCTGATGAATCTGATGATCGAGCGCGAGGTGATCCCGTACCACCTGTTGTTCCTCGGTCTCACGCTGGTCTACGGATTCCGCGTCTGGCCGTTGCTGCCGACCCTGGTGGTCACGTTCCTCGTCACCGTGGCCACCGGCTGGATCCTGGTCGTCCACCAACTGCAGGACGGCAGCAGCCGTGCTGAGTTCGCGGAGATCCCGCTGATGCCGTTGCTGTTCCTGGCGATGGTCTGGCACGCGCGCCGGCGCAAGGCCGCGCAGGACCAGGTCGAGCTGATGTCGGAGGAACGGCTGGCCATCTTCGAGCGTGAGCGTGACTTCTTCCGCGAGGCCTCGCACGCGATGCGGACTCCGGTGACCATCGCGGTCGGACATCTCGAGCTCCTCGAACCGGCGGTCGACACTGCGGAGTCCGCCGAGGACTACGCGATCGTCCTGCGGCAGATGGACCGGTTGTCGGCGTTGTCCACACGGCTGCTCGCACTCGCCAAACTCGACACCGGCCGGGCCCTGCGCTACCTCGACGTCGAGCTCGGGGAGTTCCTCGAAACCGTGGCGCGGAACTGGCGCGAGAGCGCCGACCGGGACTGGGCCTTCGAACTGCCGACGGTCCCCCAGATCGTCGAGGCCGACCGGGCCTGGCTCGAGCTCGCTCTCGACGCACTGATCGAGAACGCGGTGCACTTCACCGCGCCCGGCGACCGGATCCGGCTCGCGTACGAGCGGTCCGGGCGCTGGCACGTGCTCAGCGTCGCCGATGCCGGGCCGGGGATCCGGGCCGGGGACCTGCCGCACGTCTTCGAGCGCTTCTGGCACCGGCGTCCGCCGTCGGCGGCGCCGATGGGCAGCGGTCTCGGGCTGGCGATGGCGCAGGCCACCGCCCAGGCCCACGGCGGCCGGATCGTCGCCGGACGGGCACCCGAGGGCGGCGCACTGTTCCAGGTGCTGCTGCCGGTCACGAGGGACGCGGACCCCACGTCCGGCTGAGCGCCGATCACAGTACCGGCGCATGGCGCAGGGTGAGATCGCCGAGCTGGACAGTCGCCTTCTCACCATGGCGTAACGCGCCCTTGGTGTTCTGGTAGACGAGGTAGTAGGTCTGGCCGGCCCGCAGGGTGTGGCCCTGCTTCATCACCGAGATCCGCTTGGTGCCGCCGTCGCGTGCCTCACTCAGCAGCTCCGGCGGGTGCTGTACGTCGGACTGGAAGCGGCCGGCCTTCTCACTGTCCAGGACCACGTAGGTCAGTGTGATCAGCCCGCCGTCGCCGACGACCGCGATCCGGCTGAAGCGGACGCCGTACTGCTGCTCGATCGTGGAGCTCTGCGGGAACGATCCGGGATCACCGGACGCCGGCCAGAGCTTGAGGCCGACGAGCACGCCAACGACCAGCGCCACCGCCAGCACCGCGCTCAGCACCACCAGTCGATTGACTCCTGCCGGCCGCCCGCCAGGCTGCCGGATTGTTGCTTCGAGCATCTGATTCCCTCCCGAGAAGCGAAGCCGGGGCCCGGTGGGGACGGGCCCCGGCTTCTGGGGTGCTACGGCATCGTGTACCTGGTCGAGTTGAAGGTGTCGAAGTACGCCTGCCCGGCCGAACTGGCACTCATCCCGGCCGAGACCCCGAGCCAGGCGGTCTCGATCCGGAGCGTGCTGGTGTTGCCGGTCTGCAGCGAACGGCTCACCCCGTCGACCAGCAGCCGCAGTGACCCGGCCAAACCACCCGTCGCCGGCCCGGAGGTCCAGTCGACCTGCAGGGTGTGGTTGCCCGGCGTGAGCGTGACCCAGGCTCCGGTCAACGTCCCGGCTCCGCTGCGGTCGAGGATCGTACGCACCTGCGCGGATCCCGCGGTGAAGCGGTACTCGACCGCGAACACCTGGCCGTTGGCGCCGGTCCGGCCCTGCAACAGGCTCAGCGCCGTGTTCGCGTTGGTCCCGGACGTCAGCGTGTTCCGGTTGAAGACGAACCGTGCGTGGTACGACGTCTCCGCCGTCGGCGTGTTGTCGGTCAGGTAGCCGGCACCGGGCAGGGTGACCTGCAGCCCGCGCAAGCTGCCGGGCTCCAGCGGGCCCGGTCGCGCCGCCGTAGTCGTGTTGGCCACACCACCGGTGCTGCCGCTCCAGAAGCCGAACCCGCCGGACTCGAAGTCGTCCGAGAAGATCCGGTTCGGCCGCTGCACCGACACCGCCGTGCTGACCGGCTTGCTCCAGTTGCCTGCCAGGTCCTGCACCCGCAGGTTGAAGACCTGGTTGCCCGGCGCCACCGTGGTCAGCGGAACGGTCACCTGGACCTTGCCCGCGACCACGCTGACGGGCACCGAGATGCCCTTGCCGACACCCGGATCGGTGCCGCCCAGCCAGTACTCCGCCTTCGCGATCAGCGAAGCATCCGTCACCGGTGCGGTCAGCGTCAGGTTGTCCGCGCCGTTCGTCGGGTTCGGTGCGGCGGTCAGCGCGCCCAGCACGGGCGCGGTCTTGTCGACCACCAGGTTCACCGCGAACAACGCACCCCAGTTGCCGGCCGCGTCCTGACCCCGGACGTAGACGTGATGGGTGCCATCGGCAAGCGCCTTCACCTGCGTGAGCGGGATCAGCCCGTAGAACGCCTCACCGGTGGAGTCGAGCTTGCCGTCCACCGGCAGCATCTGCAGGCCGGTCCCTCCTGGCGGGTTCGGGACTGTCGGGTCGAGGAACGCCTCGGCGTCCACGAGCCGGCTCTGCAACGCGCCGCCCGCGTCCTTGTCGGTGATCTCGGCGGAGATCAGCAGGTTGCCCGGGTGGCTCTTGTCGGCGAGCACCGCGTTGGTCGGGTTCGGGCCGACCGCCGCCGCGTCGACCGCGGGGCCGGTGACGTCGATCGGCAGGGGGATGTCGAGCAGCGGCCCCCAGAGACCGAGCGAGTCCTTGCTGTGCACCAGCACGTGATGCGTTCCCTCGGTGAGAGCCTGCAGCACCGCCACGGACAGGTCGACGTCCTCGGAGACCACGGTCGCACTGCGGTTCAGCGTCAGCGCCGTCCCGCTGCCGTCCGTCCCTGGTGTGTCGAGGAAGTACTCGGCCGCACTGATCAGGCCGCCCGCGTCCGAGTCGTCACCGGTCGCGGACACCGTCACCGGCACCGTCGCGTTGGCGGGTACGTCGGC carries:
- a CDS encoding sensor histidine kinase, with amino-acid sequence MSARAVGDEVLVRRAARGVAVQAAALVAVAMLLLIALVTVVVVRGQTGAADDLLRSAVRTADDVGDPPAGAWLVMTGPTGPVASAGLPDELLPELAALRTRATEQIELVTVENDEGEYRIASGLIKGRPVQAVLNLATAHTERVRLLQAMGFAAALGLLLAALLGLLIGRRAVRPLAQALTLQRAFVADAGHELRTPLTLLSTRAQVLGRALRRSGASAEVLSDADGVVDDTRRLGEVVDDLLAAADPRGAENHEPVDLARVAQDVADTAGAHAEQAGVRLRWEGDHAVALGSPSAIRRATIALVDNAIDHTPRGGEVRIVVRRQRGDVILAVSDTGPGIAPDAAQRVLRRFDSGGHRAGRAHYGLGLSLAHDVANRLGGQLRLAPSEVGATFELVLPALEESGPRKG
- a CDS encoding ferric reductase-like transmembrane domain-containing protein is translated as MTNHGAVRAPGRSRIGHARRRPRRTPVWWRDVAGVLCWVSVLVVIALWVSGRGLQSLASGPADLFTSLGRLSGLVAADLLLVQVFLMARVPMIERSYGQDELARRHRLVGFWSFNLLLVHIALILVGYTLRDHNNLLRETWTVVTTYGGMLLAVAASAALTLVVVTSVRAARKALRYESWHLLHLYAYIGVGLSIPHEIWTGAGFTTSAVARAYWWSAYGVALAAIVLYRLALPLWRTLRHGLTVREVVREGPGVVTVLLGGRGLHRMPVRAGQYFVFRFLDGPGWSRGNPYSLSASPAPDRLRVTAKAAGDGSSRLARLRPGTRVAIEGPYGRLTAERRVTDRVAMFACGIGITPLRALLEELEYRPGNAILVYRAHRAEDLVFREELEQLAGRRGITLHYLLGGRMRTRDSWLPESAWSWSDEDAIRQLVPRIEQYDVYVCGPDQWMDAVCRSVLDLGLPADQLHQERFSW
- a CDS encoding sensor histidine kinase, with protein sequence MSAISFRARDTAAARTVRSADAQLSPRWHRVADGLLAVFVLAMLALMNLMIEREVIPYHLLFLGLTLVYGFRVWPLLPTLVVTFLVTVATGWILVVHQLQDGSSRAEFAEIPLMPLLFLAMVWHARRRKAAQDQVELMSEERLAIFERERDFFREASHAMRTPVTIAVGHLELLEPAVDTAESAEDYAIVLRQMDRLSALSTRLLALAKLDTGRALRYLDVELGEFLETVARNWRESADRDWAFELPTVPQIVEADRAWLELALDALIENAVHFTAPGDRIRLAYERSGRWHVLSVADAGPGIRAGDLPHVFERFWHRRPPSAAPMGSGLGLAMAQATAQAHGGRIVAGRAPEGGALFQVLLPVTRDADPTSG
- a CDS encoding response regulator transcription factor — protein: MSGRILLIEDDADLAELLDRVLTDEGYAVTRAGDGHTGLHLALTRPVDAMIVDRGLPAVEGLDLIARLRSRGVRTPILVLSARKTTEDRVEGLDAGAEDYLTKPFDLTELLARVRALLRRHLDHAVELAVPGGSLDLAGRTVRRTDGETVELSEREADLLALLAARPGAVFSRSELLDRVFGDAESETVVDTYVHYCRRKLGRGVISTVRGLGYRLGKL
- a CDS encoding response regulator transcription factor, giving the protein MTTVLVIDDEPEVVRFVRRGLEAEGYQVLTATDGGDGLRMALTRRPDLMVVDLRMPEVDGEAVIAAVLVSSPATRVLVLSAVADADARVRCLEQGVDILPKPFTIRELLARVRFGLRGAAGKTTEELVLRVGRIVLDIRTRRLRVDGSEAALSEREFLLMQHLMRKPDTVCSRSELLSAVWGYDFDPATNVVDVYVRRLRGKMTRDVIQTVRNVGYQLQSA
- a CDS encoding FAD:protein FMN transferase, whose protein sequence is MSRRSWVEQIMGLPISVLARGKAAGGEAADAVVREVFAELIEVDRVFSPYKPDSAVSLLARGAVSWDHLDPVVREVAERCVAARELTGGLFDAEVPGGKWDPSGLVKGWAVERAGERLRKVEDVDWCLNAGGDVLVVCPSNEPFTVGIQDPRDPGRVVARVSCAGGAVATSGTAARGAHLYDPRTGAAVVTRWLSVSVTGPSLEYADVLATAAFVAADDWPAVLLPGYEGLGVLADGNLFATDGWGSL
- a CDS encoding copper resistance CopC/CopD family protein, whose product is MSRAGHRRGRAAKLLLLLVVAAILWLGQAGVAAAHPVLLRSTPTDGQTVRTAPEQIDLWFSEPPTAAGLDLALSDRDGKAFPVTARIADQGIHVVVTGFPDLPRSVYELRWSVVSKYDLHRLQGTLVFGVGLAATASGRPAESVTGPAGTVADVVLGWLDLAATSVLCGWVLVAAIAARRGRFPLPAEPVASVRALATAFGMLSVFASLARGARQWSEAAGTDSGLAVVRDSGQLLRWSLREAVLVAICVLLVRQARHGRTNLAGTTTLACLLLVDLALRAATSHARGGPASLAVLATHEAAALSWVGGLVVLGILTARLREQRDLTVGLWKAFGPAAACSVALISVTGLLLAGRQVATLDAALGTSYGRALLVKLVLVGALMAFGLRHATRLHPWLRGRFGPVTAPSARAQALSPLLGVSILLVAVVLAGTPPARGPQFDKTDPATSRANYQVDDLLVTVSLGPNQPGRSLLLVDLVSSRRPSPGPITAVTADVGSSSGVVLRRGSGQAQGGDRWQAAVDVDATGPLPLRIVAVRNHPGPAVLTTTWVVPSGLPPRPVIVSDTPLAPWTGIAAALVTLLALAVGIALARRHRRTRVDDDGPAAAVERDPAGLVR
- a CDS encoding multicopper oxidase domain-containing protein, with the translated sequence MTNRLRIARRIGTVGVAATALATASLTPVPAVAAAAAVPQAPAHTSVAVGKLTPRGCTFGTGTAACDLYAMAGTTSLLGATVPIWGFSATGAAGSATAPGPLLVVHQGDQVTVTLHNQLAGQTVSLAFPGQPLPSGGEDTTGIATGTKAYTFTAGRPGTFLYEAGHTTDGSRQVAMGLAGAFVVLPPDGTAYGAQPAGYPAGQYDDDAVVVLSEVDPAFNANPAGFDLRKFAPKYRLINGKPFPATDPVATDQGHNVLLRYVNVGSMTHPMTVLGGLQTEIAQGGHPLHYATTVAAESVDPGQTLDTLVTMPTGPEAKLTLYEPARHLDNNGQHTADPAQFAFGGMLTFLDTNAPPPSTDGVGPVSTHLRLAPNPATGLVAVTVTADLSDATTGGSAVTQAEFVIDDAVTVGPGFGTPMSLPAGGVSVTGATGTITTAMLAALDAGRHTVFVRALDAAGNWGVVGSVILNLPKTGPQTINGTIADVPANATVPVTVSATGDDSDAGGLISAAEYFLDTPGTDGSGTALTLNRSATVVSEDVDLSVAVLQALTEGTHHVLVHSKDSLGLWGPLLDIPLPIDVTGPAVDAAAVGPNPTNAVLADKSHPGNLLISAEITDKDAGGALQSRLVDAEAFLDPTVPNPPGGTGLQMLPVDGKLDSTGEAFYGLIPLTQVKALADGTHHVYVRGQDAAGNWGALFAVNLVVDKTAPVLGALTAAPNPTNGADNLTLTAPVTDASLIAKAEYWLGGTDPGVGKGISVPVSVVAGKVQVTVPLTTVAPGNQVFNLRVQDLAGNWSKPVSTAVSVQRPNRIFSDDFESGGFGFWSGSTGGVANTTTAARPGPLEPGSLRGLQVTLPGAGYLTDNTPTAETSYHARFVFNRNTLTSGTNANTALSLLQGRTGANGQVFAVEYRFTAGSAQVRTILDRSGAGTLTGAWVTLTPGNHTLQVDWTSGPATGGLAGSLRLLVDGVSRSLQTGNTSTLRIETAWLGVSAGMSASSAGQAYFDTFNSTRYTMP